A section of the Hemibagrus wyckioides isolate EC202008001 linkage group LG04, SWU_Hwy_1.0, whole genome shotgun sequence genome encodes:
- the utp15 gene encoding U3 small nucleolar RNA-associated protein 15 homolog, producing the protein MASFKPTKILTYPKLGERVTEETLYWKNYKAPVQIKEFGAVTKIEFSPQPPHNYVVTASTRIQVYGAHSQEPLRTYSRFRDTAYGGSFRGDGKLLVAGSEEGLIRLFDIGGRVALRQFTGHSKAVHVTSFLSDGYRVLSGSDDLSSRVWDVASGSELGSYTDHTDYIRAAAASRLNPDIFITGSYDHTVKVCDVRLGGSVMTLQHGHPVECVLLYPSEALLVSTGGRYVKVWDLLKGGQQLVSLKNHHKTVTCACLSSTDNRLLTGSLDRHVKVYNSAYKVVHSFDYAASILSLALAPDDEMVAVGMANGVLSVRHRKHSEDKQEVVSRRRRGPAYRVFVKGKNYVPKQDDFLVSKTVKQHLQKHDRQLKSFQVSKALDTALETWRRVNKPEVTVAVMIELNRRGTLRNALAGRDEKSLTTLLNFLLKNVTDSRFSHVLLMVADVIVDLYQQVVPQSPVVERLLQRLMELLGREAELQQELLQVLGILDTLFASLTPRKEATPPRPGPLAIQGPI; encoded by the exons ATGGCTTCATTTAAGCCCACCAAGATCCTGACGTACCCTAAACTGGGAGAGCGTGTGACTGAGGAGACACTCTACTGGAAAAACTACAAG gctCCAGTGCAGATAAAGGAGTTCGGCGCCGTTACAAAAATCGAGTTTTCTCCTCAACCGCCTCACAATTACGTGGTGACCGCGTCCACCAGA ATCCAGGTATACGGCGCTCACTCTCAGGAGCCTCTGCGCACCTACAGTCGTTTCCGTGACACAGCATATGGCGGTAGTTTCCGTGGCGATGGAAAGCTCCTGGTGGCCGGAAGCGAAGAAGGTCTCATTCGTCTGTTTGACATCGGAGGCAGAGTCGCTCTCCGGCAGTTCACTGGACATtccaa GGCGGTGCACGTCACCTCCTTCCTGTCTGATGGTTACCGTGTGTTATCGGGGTCTGATGATTTGTCGTCTCGTGTTTGGGACGTCGCAAGTGGATCAGAACTCGGCTCTTACACTGACCACACCGATTACATCCGAGCTGCAGCGGCCAGCAGACTGAACCCCGACATCTTCATCACCG GTTCCTACGACCACACGGTCAAGGTGTGTGATGTTCGGTTAGGGGGCAGTGTGATGACGCTTCAACACGGTCATCCTGTCGAGTGTGTGCTGCTTTACCCCTCTGAGGCGTTACTGGTGTCCACAg gaGGTCGATATGTGAAGGTGTGGGATTTGTTGAAAGGAGGTCAGCAGCTTGTCTCTCTGAAGAATCATCACAAAACCGTCACGTGTGCGTGTCTGAGCTCCACCGACAACCGACTGCTCACAGGCTCACTcgacag ACACGTGAAGGTGTATAACTCCGCCTACAAAGTCGTCCACAGTTTTGATTACGCAGCGTCCATCCTGAGCCTCGCCCTCGCC ccTGATGATGAGATGGTTGCTGTTGGTATGGCCAATGGTGTGTTAAGTGTCAGACACAGGAAACACAGTgaagacaaacaggaagtggttaGCAGGAGGAGGCGTGGTCCTGCGTACCGGGTCTTTGTCAAGGGGAAAAATTATGTTCCTAAACAG GATGATTTCCTGGTCAGTAAAACGGTCAAACAGCATCTGCAGAAACATGACCGCCAGCTGAAGAGCTTCCAGGTGTCTAAAGCGCTGGACACAGCActggag acgtgGAGGCGGGTCAATAAGCCGGAAGTGACTGTAGCGGTGATGATTGAACTGAACCGCAGAGGAACGCTGAGAAACGCTCTTGCAGGACGAGATGAAAAGAGTTTAACCACACTGCTCAACTTCCTGCTCAA GAACGTAACAGATTCCCGGTTCTCCCACGTACTGCTCATGGTGGCAGATGTGATCGTTG atctGTATCAGCAGGTTGTCCCTCAGTCTCCTGTAGTCGAGCGTCTGCTGCAGCGTCTGATGGAGCTCCTGGGACGTGAAGCAGAACTTCAGCAGGAGCTCCTGCAGGTTTTGGGAATCCTTGACACGCTCTTCGCCTCTCTGACCCCGAGGAAGGAGGCCACGCCCCCCCGACCAGGCCCTCTGGCCATACAGGGGCCCATCTGA